One stretch of Cydia fagiglandana chromosome 18, ilCydFagi1.1, whole genome shotgun sequence DNA includes these proteins:
- the LOC134673382 gene encoding uncharacterized protein LOC134673382 yields MSCVFDGTSDASNFEIYIGATKIPTVCQFKYLGSIISNDGKIDKDVTHRTTVGWQKWRELTGVICDKKMPIKVKGKIYKSAIRPALLYGSECWATCKQQINKMHVTEMRMLRWSGGVTLLDKIRNDFIRGSFKVAPISDKLKENRLRWYGHILRRPEDHMVKIALNMPTQKRGKGRPPATWLTTVEKDMKDVNTDAEIAKNRGLWRKRTRKADPK; encoded by the coding sequence ATGTCGTGTGTGTTTGATGGCACTTCCGACGCCAGCAACTTTGAGATCTACATCGGCGCAACAAAAATCCCTACTGTGTGCCAGTTCAAATACTTAGGATCCATTATCAGCAACGATGGCAAGATCGATAAAGATGTCACACATAGAACCACAGTAGGTTGGCAAAAATGGAGAGAACTGACTGGCGTAATATGCGATAAGAAAATGCCAATAAAAGTAAAAGGGAAAATCTATAAAAGTGCAATAAGACCCGCTCTCTTATACGGCTCGGAATGCTGGGCAACAtgtaaacaacaaataaataaaatgcatgtTACAGAAATGCGCATGTTACGCTGGTCAGGAGGAGTCACACTGTTGGATAAAATCCGTAACGACTTTATTAGAGGGAGTTTCAAAGTCGCACCAATATCTGATAAACTTAAAGAAAATCGTCTCCGGTGGTACGGGCATATTCTACGTCGCCCAGAAGATCATATGGTTAAGATAGCCCTAAATATGCCGACACAAAAACGAGGAAAAGGAAGACCACCTGCCACCTGGCTGACGACAGTCGAAAAAGACATGAAAGATGTAAATACAGACGCTGAAATAGCCAAAAATCGTGGATTATGGAGGAAAAGGACAAGAaaggccgaccccaagtaa
- the LOC134673068 gene encoding arylphorin subunit alpha-like has protein sequence MKTVLILAALVALAVCGTVPQKYDVKLKPVDAQFLERQDKIYSLLESIDQYRKDADYWKIGYEYDVEANIDNYTNKKAVEEFLLYYKNGIMPKYKTFSIFYDEMREEAIALFKLFYYAKDFETFYKTAAFARVHFNDGQFLYALFTAIYQRSDTDSLVVSAPYEMFPQYFVNTKTFLKAYRTKMQNGDFDPAYAATHGIYHENGKYVFYSNYTSPWLTGSAEDKLSYFTEDIGMNSFYYYFQTLNPFWWDKNYKQYDQIRGDLFFFEYQQLIAKYYLNRLTNGLGEIPEFSWYKPIETGNYCQLSTYYPFFSRNEYYQINKPENDKYISYLDSYEKTFLYYLEQGNFKAYNQEIDLRDEKAINFVAKYWFANVDLYEKMPKNYERFYEIIGLHLLAGTPEPTDKYTIFPSALELYQTSLRDPMFYQFYARILNYFLQWKEYLEPYSYSQLHFEGVKINEVKTDKLVTFFEPYNFDITNDIFHSVEEFKANKPYDGNTYDVFSVRQPRLNHKPFTVTVDVKSEVATDAVFKIFLGPKYDSNGYPLNIEDNWMNFVELDWFVHKLIPGQNKIERQSRDFSLYKEDSVPAVELFKLFKQGKVPVDMSEKFFYQPQRMMLPKGTKGGFPFQLYVVVYPYTPLPKEMEEYKAYFPDMKPMSYPFDRPVYETYFKQPNIYYEDVFIYHEGEEYANFYNVKEYYPSYKNQVPKH, from the exons ATGAAGACTGTCCTGATCTTAGCGGCTCTCGTGGCCCTGGCGGTCTGCGGGACCGTACCGCAGAAATACGATGTGAAACTTAAACCTG ttGACGCTCAGTTCCTCGAGCGCCAGGACAAAATCTACTCTCTTTTGGAGAGCATAGATCAGTACAGAAAGGACGCCGACTACTGGAAGATTGGCTACGAATACGATGTCGAGGCTAACATTGACAACTATACC AACAAGAAGGCCGTTGAAGAGTTCTTGCTGTACTACAAGAATGGCATCATGCCCAAATACAAGACCTTCTCCATCTTCTACGATGAAATGAGAGAGGAGGCCATCGCTCTCTTCAAGCTCTTCTACTACGCTAAGGACTTCGAGACCTTCTACAAGACCGCCGCCTTCGCCCGCGTGCACTTCAACGATGGCCAGTTCCTCTACGCCCTATTCACCGCCATATACCAGCGCTCCGACACCGACAGTCTTGTTGTATCTGCTCCGTACGAGATGTTCCCTCAGTACTTCGTCAACACCAAGACTTTCCTGAAGGCCTACCGTACTAAGATGCAGAACGGTGACTTCGACCCCGCCTATGCTGCCACCCACGGCATCTACCACGAGAACGGCAAATACGTCTTCTACTCGAACTACACCAGCCCCTGGTTGACCGGTAGTGCTGAGGACAAGCTTTCCTATTTCACTGAGGACATTGGCATGAACTCGTTCTACTACTACTTCCAGACGCTTAACCCGTTCTGGTGGGACAAGAACTACAAACAGTATGACCAAATCCGCGGAGATCTGTTCTTCTTCGAGTACCAACAGCTCATCGCTAAATACTATCTCAACCGTCTCACCAACGGACTTGGAGAGATCCCTGAATTCTCGTGGTACAAGCCCATTGAGACCGGTAACTACTGCCAGTTGTCCACCTACTACCCCTTCTTCTCCAGAAACGAGTATTACCAAATCAACAAGCCCGAAAATGACAAATACATTTCGTACCTTGACTCCTACGAGAAGACTTTCTTGTACTACTTGGAGCAAGGCAACTTCAAGGCT TACAACCAAGAGATCGATCTGCGTGACGAAAAGGCCATCAACTTCGTTGCCAAGTACTGGTTCGCCAACGTTGATTTGTACGAGAAAATGCCTAAGAACTATGAACGTTTCTACGAGATCATCGGTCTTCACCTCCTCGCCGGCACTCCCGAGCCCACTGACAA GTACACCATTTTCCCGAGCGCTTTGGAGCTGTACCAGACCTCTCTGCGCGATCCCATGTTCTACCAGTTCTACGCTCGCATCCTGAACTATTTCCTGCAATGGAAAGAGTACCTGGAACCCTACAGCTACAGCCAGCTCCACTTCGAGGGAGTCAAGATCAACGAGGTTAAGACCGACAAACTTGTCACCTTCTTCGAGCCCTACAACTTCGACATCACTAACGACATCTTCCACAGCGTCGAGGAGTTCAAGGCTAACAAACCTTACGACGGAAATACTTATGACGTCTTCTCTGTTCGTCAACCTCGTCTTAACCACAAGCCCTTCACCGTCACTGTTGATGTCAAGTCTGAAGTCGCTACCGACGCCGTGTTCAAGATCTTCCTGGGTCCCAAATACGACAGCAATGGCTATCCTCTTAACATTGAAGACAACTGGATGAACTTCGTCGAGCTGGATTGGTTCGTTCACAAGCTGATCCCTGGACAGAACAAGATCGAACGCCAGTCGCGCGACTTCTCTCTGTACAAGGAGGACTCCGTCCCCGCGGTTGAACTCTTCAAGCTGTTCAAGCAAGGAAAGGTCCCAGTCGATATGTCTGAGAAGTTCTTCTACCAGCCCCAGAGAATGATGCTGCCTAAGGGTACCAAGGGTGGCTTCCCCTTCCAGCTGTACGTTGTCGTCTACCCCTACACTCCTCTGCCTAAGGAGATGGAAGAGTACAAGGCTTACTTCCCTGACATGAAGCCCATGTCTTATCCCTTCGACCGCCCCGTGTATGAGACTTACTTCAAGCAGCCCAACATCTACTACGAGGATGTGTTCATCTACCACGAGGGAGAGGAATACGCCAACTTCTACAACGTTAAGGAATACTACCCTAGCTATAAGAACCAAGTGCCTAAACACTAA
- the LOC134673389 gene encoding uncharacterized protein LOC134673389 — MLIPFVFLSLFTWTVTGSSSDCRLRSVHVRQDGGLCFEVLPWQLQPVDLDNHLNHMRQKLRNRTPTRKVSPRQALVNSEVSRYVDTVLAPFLDAYHRNIQSSYQQFTAKLLRRIKEEINQAVRNKQKLYDELIKLADELNVPTSCNEERRAARTLANQHVSDIHKCVEAARDGIAQMGVYADEMIQLTRQHMQTQLNDATKSFNEGTVVIPKGDIPACMKELARAASNLGYELDLTLTNARRFNEQSCEQLSTCSNRARRVSDEAAAKLREQLYQCVYA; from the exons ATGTTGATACCTTTTGTATTCCTGAGTTTGTTCACGTGGACGGTCACAGGATCCAGCAGTGATTGTAGG ctgagGAGCGTACACGTCCGGCAAGATGGCGGGCTATGCTTCGAGGTCCTTCCGTGGCAGCTGCAGCCGGTTGACCTGGACAACCATTTGAACCATATGCGGCAAAAGCTGAGAAACAGAACCCCCACCAGGAAGGTGTCTCCACGTCAAGCACTAGTTAATAG CGAAGTATCCCGATACGTCGACACGGTTCTGGCGCCATTCCTCGACGCTTACCACAGGAACATCCAGTCCTCCTACCAGCAGTTCACAGCCAAGCTGCTGCGCCGGATCAAAGAAGAGATCAACCAGGCGGTGCGGAACAAACAGAAACTATACGATGAGCTTATCAAGCTGGCTGATGAACTTAATGTGCCGA CATCATGCAACGAAGAACGTCGGGCCGCACGCACCCTGGCCAACCAACACGTCTCCGATATCCACAAGTGCGTGGAGGCGGCCAGAGACGGCATCGCTCAGATGGGCGTATACGCTGATGAAATGATACAATTAACCAGACAGCACATGCAAACACAGTTAAATGATGCTACAAAGTCGTTTAATGAGGGGACTGTGGTTATACCGAA GGGCGACATACCAGCCTGCATGAAGGAGTTGGCCCGCGCGGCGTCCAACCTCGGATACGAGTTGGATCTGACACTGACGAACGCCCGccg gttCAACGAGCAATCCTGCGAGCAGCTCTCCACGTGCAGCAATCGTGCGCGCCGCGTCTCGGACGAGGCGGCAGCTAAATTAAGAGAACAATTGTATCAATGCGTGTATGCTTAG